DNA sequence from the Reichenbachiella ulvae genome:
ACTCAACCCATATCCTGTTGGCCCCGATAAAACAACCCAGCTATAACTCACGATCTCTCCATCACTATCTGTTGAACTACTGCCATCTAATAAGATCTCTTCTATCGGCAAGGTATAGGATGCATTACTTCCGGCATCTGCAATTGGTAAGACATTGGCTGGCTCTGGTAATACCGTGGTCCTTCACTTCATCTGTACTACTTCCACCCTGATCATCCGTCACTGTTAGCTCTATCAAGTATTCTCCTGATGAACTCACTGTCAAAAACCCGATTGGGCACTCTCCTGTATCAACCCAACCCATATCCTGTTGGCCCCGATAAAACAACCCAGCTATAACTCACGATCTCTCCATCACTATCTGTTGAACTACTGCCATCTAATAAGATCTCCTCGATCGGCAAAGGTATAGGATGCATTACTTCCTGGCATCTGCAATTGGTAATACATTGGCTGGCTCTGGCAATACCGTAATCTTTACTCCATCTGTACTACTTCCTCCCTGATCATCCGTCACTGTTAGCTCTATCAAGTATTCTCCTGATGAACTCACTGTCAAACTCGATCTGG
Encoded proteins:
- a CDS encoding PKD domain-containing protein encodes the protein MHPIPLPIEEILLDGSSSTDSDGEIVSYSWVVLSGPTGYGLG